The region ATACAAAAGttctaaaataatttttaaagaaTAACCATACAGCTACTACTCAACAATGCATCACTCTGCCTGTGCAAACTCGAGCATGTTGGCATCCGGATCCCTGGTGAAGATTCTTGGCTGTCCCGGGCGAAGGGTATAGGGTATGCCTGAAAACACAAATGAGTAAAATGTGAGCCTCAATGTATCGTCAAGCAGTACCAGATGACCTCAAAGATTACCAGCTTTATCGAGGATATCCTTTAGCCTGGAAAGATCTCGTATCGCTATGCAGGCATGGCGGTCTGGCTCAGGCCGGCCCGTTAATGGGTCAGGATTTGGAAGCTCCGAAAGATGTATCATCTCAGCGCCAACCCATATCCAAGCACCTCTGAAGGGGAGCTTGTCGTGTGGACGTGCCTCATTTATTGGTAGACCTATTTGTAACACATGAaaatttttaacattttttacaAGTGAAGAAGAATGGTCAATCTATCACACTGAAGAAGAAGGAACTCACCGAGAATATCCTGGTAAAAATGCAGTGACCTTTCAAGATTCTCACAAAAGAATCCAACATGGTGGATGCCAACAACTCCAAAACCTTCAAGatcacaattttttttgttacatTTATGAAATTTCGACACATCAAATGACATTGATCCTTTCATATTGTTTTCCTCATACAAGTACAAAATAAATGTTTGGTTAAGGTTCGACTATACATGTCTCGTATAGTGTTTCCGTTAACTTACTAATGCTGAGTTTCAAAATAAGAACAGAGTTGTGGAGAAATGGTGGAAAGACAAGTTGATTTAAACTCAGCCTTATCTATCTTCTTTGCTCTTACAACAACCCATAGAAATCGGATAATACCAGAACAAAACAGAAATTATACAGTAAAAAACCAACTGGTATATCATGTGTGCCCTAGACAGCAATACCAATGCAGCTTCTCCAAGTAAATAAAGATATGGCTGGGAATAGGAGCATGTGGAGTGTAAGATGGAACAATCATGTAGTAATACAAAGGCCAAACATAGATAAGCGAAATTCAAGACTGAATTGATTTTAACAATGTTTTGGCATCAAACAACAAGATTTACGCCCATTGTGTCATCCATTAAAAAAATAGGCATCCTAGCAATAGAGTTGCAGGTGGCTGGACATCTTTGCTTTTGTTCAAGGTAGTTTTGGTAAATAGCTACATTCTTTTGGAAGATGATAATTCATACTCTTAGACATACATATAGCCATggcaaattttaatttcaaaagttGCTAGTGAGAAATTGGTTATGCAGAAATAAAGGTGAAGAAATGTTTACCATCCTTGTCGTTAACCTCAGCAGAATCATTATCAAGCACATCTGCCTCCGCGGATGTTTTAGCCTTTATTGCAGAAAATTGCACATTTCTGGCTTTTCCAAAAAACAAATCTGTTTTTGACAGTGGTTTGGTAGCAAGCGCTCTTAGATTTACATCATTGGCCTGAAGATGAAGAAAGGTACAGTCAAAATAAGttgaaacataatcaacaaaTGCGGAACTAACATAGTGGTAAGCTAAAAGGTTTGACCCCAATCTAGATATCTAGTAAAGATGAATGTCTCTATTTTTTCAAAAACAGCCCAATTAACTCAACAAAAACTCTTCAAGCATAATCAGAGAGGCATATTTCTACACCCAACGAGAAATCAGACTCCAAATTCCCAATTAACTAAACCAGATTTCAATTGTCCAATTGCATGGCTAGGATAATTCAGAGGACAAGTGAGACGATAGCAGCACATGGAACTCTAACCTTCCACTTTTTCAGAACTTGAGAGAGAACAGAATAATTAGCCTGTTTCCTACTGTTTCTATACAATCAAAATTGTAGCACAACAAAATCTGGCAATTAAAAAgtggaga is a window of Salvia splendens isolate huo1 chromosome 3, SspV2, whole genome shotgun sequence DNA encoding:
- the LOC121793737 gene encoding uncharacterized protein LOC121793737; this encodes MAQLLFRGILHVKTFSKANDVNLRALATKPLSKTDLFFGKARNVQFSAIKAKTSAEADVLDNDSAEVNDKDGFGVVGIHHVGFFCENLERSLHFYQDILGLPINEARPHDKLPFRGAWIWVGAEMIHLSELPNPDPLTGRPEPDRHACIAIRDLSRLKDILDKAGIPYTLRPGQPRIFTRDPDANMLEFAQAE